In the Pseudoalteromonas undina genome, one interval contains:
- a CDS encoding protein kinase domain-containing protein, giving the protein MKAKEIRNFYINEEQSVYLLSHRDAKKHRQWLNICIKQLTLLGYKNVEMIGSGAFGFVFAGDDEHGLPWVFKFSRITLAQSVRDRLEDEAYMLSQIDNPLIPKFYGFERIKKQGILMMARAVGEDLEKVSLKQGRLSAAKIMNLAVKLRNVLLDLRHHKNGLSPQPIVHGDIKPSNLVWDEKAKQLSLVDWGSSVYAQVDEQGNPIASNFMDLMSGDLSTTNARMGDVYFIGDAQMSGEKSSPRFDEQGVASTLYALASAQSCRFGAQAIPASSLMLPKELANVIDGMLSKERSVRDKAGDYFMRNIETMAKAFLPELPKQDTKARIPFWFSQDPEPETVVYSSRKQFLRQADHKQQLLDVNDAQLDRYYKEFLFDTGDTEKAFLASISRLAKYPVVGGLSFHWKDDSLYVESSLIMHDEALATAFTDAVNNTVMLAQAISQKGLFKCCLFDARKTIQLERDGTGAFKFNQLPELDYEVVNVKASEVTRPHSYFEDGKDPDEQLQLPKKVIKCVFELNQIHHTGCIIFEALPDRMKIHHYYRLLDASKEVEFKRLLNKLMQYAVNITDVGVAGFMKLPYKNTREFSLCEQQPSNYYPKNPKQLLN; this is encoded by the coding sequence TTGAAAGCAAAAGAAATTCGCAACTTTTATATTAACGAAGAACAGTCTGTTTATTTGTTATCGCACCGTGATGCTAAAAAGCATCGCCAATGGCTTAACATTTGTATTAAACAGCTAACACTACTTGGTTATAAAAATGTTGAAATGATTGGCTCTGGTGCGTTTGGCTTTGTTTTTGCGGGTGATGATGAACATGGCCTGCCGTGGGTGTTTAAATTTTCAAGAATAACGCTGGCACAAAGTGTGCGAGATCGCCTTGAAGACGAAGCGTATATGCTGTCTCAAATTGATAATCCGCTAATACCAAAATTTTATGGCTTTGAGCGGATTAAAAAACAGGGCATTTTAATGATGGCCCGTGCAGTAGGTGAAGACCTTGAAAAAGTATCACTTAAGCAAGGGCGGCTATCTGCTGCAAAAATAATGAACTTAGCGGTAAAATTGAGAAATGTGTTGCTTGATTTACGCCATCATAAAAATGGATTAAGCCCTCAACCTATTGTGCATGGCGATATTAAACCCTCTAACTTGGTGTGGGATGAAAAAGCCAAGCAGCTTTCATTGGTTGATTGGGGAAGCTCGGTATATGCCCAAGTAGATGAACAAGGTAACCCTATTGCCAGTAATTTTATGGATTTAATGTCGGGTGATTTAAGCACCACTAACGCGCGAATGGGTGATGTGTATTTTATTGGTGATGCGCAAATGTCTGGCGAAAAGTCATCCCCTCGTTTTGATGAGCAGGGGGTTGCATCAACGTTGTATGCACTTGCATCGGCTCAGTCTTGTCGATTTGGCGCTCAGGCTATTCCGGCCAGTAGTTTAATGCTACCAAAAGAGCTTGCGAATGTAATTGACGGCATGCTTTCAAAAGAGCGTAGTGTAAGGGATAAAGCCGGCGACTATTTTATGCGTAACATAGAAACTATGGCAAAAGCATTTTTACCAGAGCTACCAAAGCAAGACACTAAAGCACGCATTCCTTTTTGGTTTAGCCAAGATCCTGAGCCCGAAACCGTTGTATATAGTTCCCGAAAACAATTTTTACGCCAAGCCGACCATAAACAGCAATTACTCGATGTAAACGATGCCCAGTTAGATAGGTATTACAAAGAATTTTTGTTTGATACTGGGGATACCGAAAAAGCGTTTTTAGCGTCAATTAGTCGCTTAGCGAAATACCCGGTAGTAGGGGGACTGAGTTTTCATTGGAAAGATGATTCTTTGTATGTTGAGTCATCACTTATTATGCACGATGAAGCTTTAGCCACCGCGTTTACTGATGCGGTAAATAATACTGTAATGCTGGCACAAGCGATTAGTCAAAAAGGCTTATTTAAGTGTTGTTTATTTGATGCCCGCAAAACAATTCAGTTAGAACGCGATGGCACCGGTGCGTTCAAATTTAACCAGTTACCTGAGCTTGACTATGAAGTGGTTAATGTAAAAGCCAGCGAGGTAACCCGTCCGCACTCATATTTTGAAGATGGTAAAGATCCCGATGAACAACTGCAACTGCCTAAAAAGGTGATTAAATGTGTATTTGAGCTAAACCAGATACATCATACGGGTTGTATTATTTTTGAAGCACTACCAGATAGGATGAAAATTCACCATTACTATCGATTACTCGATGCTAGTAAAGAAGTTGAATTTAAACGTTTGCTAAATAAACTCATGCAGTACGCGGTTAATATAACTGATGTTGGGGTCGCTGGTTTTATGAAGTTGCCGTATAAAAATACTCGCGAGTTTAGTTTATGCGAGCAGCAACCCAGCAATTATTATCCTAAAAATCCAAAACAACTACTTAATTAA